The following proteins come from a genomic window of Pelagicoccus albus:
- a CDS encoding DUF3108 domain-containing protein, whose amino-acid sequence MYPSFSKLPALIVATASLFLATSLHAGFGNDAFEDDPKLRQEDNLDWPEVEFPSAEIRGRGFHPGESFEYRAQWGWFRKAGRIAFYTEPSDDPDQAALIVKTETRSDGLIRKFYPMTLMATTVLDAENWRMLRNETEGKVRSDETSTLTLFDFDRDLMNYQDQVEPEYSRIRELPYDCPVDYSSAFLQLRGMDLKVGSTYPLFVSTKGKFYYAVLKVIEMEELDTEIGDVECFRLEPISSFPESKVFREGGKMSVWITNDERRIPVRFDVKTSVGNASIRLEKYTLAN is encoded by the coding sequence ATGTATCCAAGCTTTTCCAAACTCCCCGCCCTTATTGTCGCCACGGCATCCTTATTTTTGGCAACCTCGCTGCATGCCGGCTTCGGCAACGATGCCTTCGAGGACGATCCCAAGTTGCGACAGGAGGACAATCTCGATTGGCCCGAGGTCGAATTTCCCTCCGCCGAAATCCGTGGCCGCGGCTTCCACCCGGGCGAGTCCTTCGAGTACCGCGCCCAATGGGGTTGGTTTCGCAAGGCGGGTCGTATCGCCTTCTACACCGAGCCGAGCGACGACCCGGACCAAGCGGCCTTGATCGTAAAAACGGAAACTCGGTCCGACGGCCTGATACGGAAATTCTATCCCATGACGCTGATGGCCACCACCGTGCTCGACGCGGAAAATTGGCGTATGCTCCGCAACGAGACCGAGGGCAAGGTCCGCTCTGACGAGACCTCGACTCTCACTCTTTTCGACTTCGACCGCGATTTGATGAACTATCAGGACCAGGTCGAGCCAGAGTACAGCCGCATTCGTGAGCTCCCTTACGACTGCCCGGTCGACTACTCTTCCGCCTTTCTTCAGCTCCGTGGCATGGACCTGAAAGTAGGATCTACCTACCCGCTCTTCGTCAGCACCAAGGGCAAATTCTACTACGCAGTCCTAAAGGTAATCGAGATGGAAGAACTCGACACTGAAATCGGCGACGTGGAGTGCTTCCGCCTAGAGCCGATCAGCTCCTTTCCAGAGAGCAAGGTCTTCCGAGAAGGTGGGAAAATGTCGGTCTGGATCACCAACGACGAGCGCCGCATCCCCGTCCGCTTCGACGTGAAGACCTCCGTGGGCAACGCTTCCATCCGATTGGAAAAATATACCCTCGCGAACTGA
- a CDS encoding NADPH-dependent assimilatory sulfite reductase hemoprotein subunit: protein MSSGEATPKLEKNEYLKEESNNLRGTLVEELADNSTAGISADASQLTKFHGMYVQDDRDIRGERRAKKLEKAFSFMLRVRLPGGVCSPDQYLMMDQLSSDYGNDTIRLTTRQTYQLHGLLKGNLRNVIRKMDDVLMDSIGACGDINRNVMCQPDFKKTHAHAKVYEIAKNISLHLLPKGKAYREIFIDGEKFSGEVEEEPIYGTTYLPRKFKIGVAIPPTNDVDVFSQDLGFIAIFEGEKLLGFNVTVGGGLGTTHGNDKTYPRVADVMGFCTPEQVNQVAEAVVLAQRDNGSRTDRKNARLKYTIDRMGLAAFKAEVEKRTGFPIAEAKPFEFTTIQDDYGWNQDIEGKWYYVQFVASGRIIDKDGVNLRTAFREIAKIHKGDIRLTPTQNLAFCGIDEADKEAIQKILDENGVAGPEKLSGLRKNAMACPALPTCGLALSESERFIPDLLDEFEKVLDEAGLSDDAISIRMTGCPNGCARPYLAEIGLIGKAPGKYNLYLGAKYNGMRLNTIYKESIKAEEIVPSVEPHLKAYAKERQEGEGFGDFCVRTGVVTPPSKYTVGQD from the coding sequence ATGAGTTCCGGAGAAGCCACACCAAAGCTCGAAAAAAACGAGTACCTGAAAGAGGAGAGCAACAATCTCCGCGGCACCCTAGTAGAGGAATTGGCCGACAACAGCACTGCAGGCATCAGCGCCGACGCCTCTCAGCTGACCAAATTTCACGGCATGTACGTACAAGACGACCGCGATATCCGCGGGGAACGCCGCGCCAAGAAGCTGGAGAAAGCGTTTTCCTTCATGCTGCGCGTTCGTCTGCCGGGCGGAGTTTGCTCCCCGGATCAGTACCTCATGATGGATCAGCTTTCCAGTGATTACGGAAACGACACCATCCGCCTCACTACCCGCCAGACCTACCAGCTGCACGGGCTACTGAAGGGAAATCTCCGCAATGTGATTCGCAAGATGGACGACGTCCTTATGGACTCCATCGGCGCTTGCGGCGACATCAACCGCAACGTGATGTGCCAGCCGGATTTCAAGAAGACCCACGCCCACGCCAAGGTCTACGAAATCGCCAAGAACATTTCCCTGCACCTCCTCCCGAAGGGTAAAGCCTATCGCGAAATCTTCATCGACGGAGAAAAGTTCTCCGGTGAAGTCGAGGAAGAGCCCATCTACGGCACCACCTATCTGCCGCGTAAGTTCAAGATCGGCGTCGCGATTCCACCAACCAACGATGTCGACGTCTTCTCCCAAGACCTTGGTTTCATCGCTATCTTCGAAGGCGAAAAGCTGCTCGGCTTCAACGTGACCGTTGGCGGTGGACTCGGCACTACGCACGGAAACGACAAGACTTACCCACGCGTCGCGGACGTGATGGGCTTCTGCACTCCAGAGCAGGTTAACCAAGTCGCCGAAGCCGTCGTGCTCGCCCAGCGCGACAACGGTTCCCGCACAGACCGCAAAAACGCCCGCTTGAAGTACACCATCGACCGCATGGGGCTGGCAGCCTTCAAGGCCGAAGTCGAAAAACGCACTGGCTTCCCGATCGCGGAAGCCAAGCCATTCGAATTCACCACCATTCAGGACGACTACGGCTGGAATCAGGACATCGAAGGCAAGTGGTACTACGTGCAGTTCGTTGCCTCCGGTCGCATCATCGACAAGGACGGCGTAAACCTGCGCACCGCTTTCCGTGAAATCGCGAAGATCCATAAGGGCGACATTCGCCTGACTCCTACTCAAAACCTCGCGTTCTGCGGAATCGACGAGGCGGATAAGGAAGCCATCCAAAAAATCCTGGACGAAAACGGAGTAGCCGGACCGGAGAAATTATCTGGACTTCGCAAAAACGCCATGGCCTGCCCTGCTCTTCCTACCTGTGGACTGGCTCTCTCCGAATCGGAACGCTTCATCCCCGACCTTCTCGACGAATTCGAAAAGGTCCTCGACGAAGCGGGTCTCTCCGACGACGCCATCAGCATCCGCATGACCGGTTGCCCGAATGGCTGCGCTCGCCCTTACTTGGCGGAAATCGGCCTCATCGGTAAAGCCCCCGGCAAGTACAACCTGTACTTGGGAGCCAAGTACAACGGCATGCGTCTCAACACAATCTACAAGGAGAGCATCAAAGCCGAGGAGATCGTACCTTCCGTCGAGCCGCACTTGAAAGCCTACGCCAAGGAACGCCAAGAAGGCGAAGGCTTCGGAGACTTCTGCGTGCGCACTGGAGTGGTCACTCCTCCGAGCAAATACACCGTAGGACAAGACTAG
- a CDS encoding alpha/beta fold hydrolase: MRSTNLERALLKPIIAFASLLALFASPLVRGESDIRLSDWPYPFPEYTYDFVSQEQNLEMVYMDLEPTGLANGETVVLLHGKNFSGSYFEETAKALSEDGFRVIMPDQIGFGKSTKPEHYHYTFQQLSINTMGLLQSLEIESAHVLGHSMGGMIATRFALMYPDYTESLTLLNPIGLEDWKALGVPYRPVEAWYAQELGKTEEKIRNYQLNSYYDGNWNPEYQPWVDQLAAYLDSPDYPIMAWNQALTYDMIFTQPVVYEFRQLSMPTLLIIGDRDRTALGKDAVSPEERAKLGKYGELGKATQAAIPGSKLVELHGLGHMPHIEAFDRFIGPFLEFLEAQTN, from the coding sequence ATGCGATCAACCAACTTGGAAAGAGCACTACTGAAACCGATCATCGCTTTCGCCAGTCTGCTGGCACTTTTCGCGAGTCCACTCGTGCGGGGTGAGAGCGATATCCGCCTTTCCGATTGGCCATATCCGTTCCCCGAATACACTTACGATTTCGTCAGTCAGGAGCAAAACCTAGAAATGGTCTACATGGACCTAGAGCCAACCGGCCTCGCAAATGGCGAAACCGTTGTCTTGCTGCACGGCAAAAACTTTTCCGGCTCCTATTTCGAAGAAACCGCCAAAGCCCTCAGCGAAGACGGTTTTCGCGTCATCATGCCGGACCAGATCGGCTTCGGAAAATCGACCAAGCCGGAACACTACCACTATACTTTCCAACAACTCTCCATCAACACGATGGGACTGCTGCAATCCCTCGAAATTGAGAGCGCCCACGTTTTGGGTCACTCCATGGGAGGGATGATCGCCACGCGTTTCGCTCTCATGTATCCGGACTACACCGAATCGCTTACCCTTCTCAACCCGATTGGTTTGGAGGACTGGAAGGCCCTCGGAGTGCCATATCGCCCGGTCGAAGCTTGGTACGCTCAAGAACTGGGCAAGACCGAAGAGAAAATCCGCAACTACCAGCTAAACTCCTACTACGACGGAAACTGGAATCCAGAATATCAACCTTGGGTGGACCAGCTCGCCGCCTACCTCGATAGCCCGGACTATCCGATCATGGCCTGGAACCAAGCCCTCACTTACGATATGATTTTCACCCAGCCGGTCGTTTACGAATTCAGACAACTTTCCATGCCCACTCTTCTCATCATTGGAGATCGGGACCGCACCGCTCTGGGAAAAGACGCCGTAAGTCCCGAGGAACGAGCTAAGCTCGGCAAATATGGTGAACTCGGCAAAGCGACCCAAGCCGCAATCCCGGGGTCCAAGCTAGTGGAACTGCATGGGCTCGGCCACATGCCGCACATCGAAGCCTTCGACCGCTTCATTGGCCCATTCCTGGAATTCCTCGAAGCCCAGACAAACTGA
- a CDS encoding polysaccharide deacetylase family protein gives MRITPLALCFTFAATLAHADESAFHWPHGAGAAVCLTYDDSLASQIDVAYPQLEAAGLKGTFFLQGNGGTMESRVDDWRQIAEAGHELASHSLMHPCRKGLPGRDWVADKYDLDQYNLERLESEMEVTNILLHAIDGQTDRTFAYPCGDTAVSNGTQPFLEFAREFFVASRGVSPELGSMRDFKFSDTPAFSPDTKTFEECVAYLEDCYAKGTVAIFLNHGVGGDYLVTDAKLHEQILEYLAENQDRFWIDTFKNVTLHAKSEFDRLDWPIE, from the coding sequence ATGAGAATCACGCCCCTTGCCCTTTGTTTCACATTCGCAGCGACCCTTGCCCACGCGGACGAGTCGGCCTTCCACTGGCCGCACGGAGCGGGAGCTGCAGTCTGCCTAACCTACGATGACTCTCTAGCGTCGCAGATCGATGTCGCCTATCCGCAACTGGAAGCCGCAGGCTTGAAAGGGACGTTCTTCCTGCAAGGAAATGGCGGCACCATGGAATCTCGAGTCGACGATTGGCGACAGATCGCGGAAGCGGGTCACGAACTCGCCAGCCACTCACTCATGCACCCATGCCGCAAAGGCCTACCAGGCCGAGATTGGGTGGCAGACAAGTACGACTTAGACCAATACAATCTGGAACGGCTCGAATCCGAAATGGAGGTAACCAATATCCTCCTACACGCCATCGACGGCCAAACCGATCGCACTTTCGCCTACCCTTGCGGCGACACGGCCGTATCAAACGGCACCCAACCATTCCTCGAATTCGCTCGCGAGTTCTTCGTCGCCTCTCGAGGCGTCTCGCCAGAGCTCGGATCCATGCGAGACTTCAAGTTCAGCGATACGCCCGCCTTTTCGCCAGATACAAAAACCTTCGAAGAATGCGTAGCGTATTTGGAAGATTGTTACGCCAAAGGAACCGTAGCGATTTTCCTCAACCATGGCGTGGGCGGAGACTATCTCGTCACCGACGCCAAGCTGCACGAACAGATCCTTGAATACCTGGCGGAGAACCAAGACCGCTTTTGGATCGACACCTTCAAGAACGTCACCCTGCACGCCAAATCCGAATTCGACCGCCTAGACTGGCCCATCGAGTAG
- a CDS encoding aminotransferase class I/II-fold pyridoxal phosphate-dependent enzyme, translating to MKNNRANYCPQLSPGPQPIYRRLYEAFRDAILSGQLTTGQRVPSSRELAARYGVGRITVTQAYEQLIAEGYLETRRGSGTFVTKLLPDGFLKAEGARRALSTDEETEIRSNLAPYIELPPFLSGCPDLEAFPIETWLKLYSRRLRGSPDSLNTYGHGEGGYLGLREAIAGHLRTHRGVRCSADQILIFNGSQPGLDLVARALVESGDRVAVEDPCFKGVADAFRMSGAEVLPVPVDLEGMKVEELLAQKRSVRLVVATPARQFPIGSAMPVGRQAVLLEWARKKGAWILEDDYDSEFRFRGKPLPAMQGLAGYDRILYLGTFTRSMFPDVRIGYLVVPKHAYPDFLTLWKVGAMNPSISIQATLAEFIRQGHYLRHVRKMRQLYAKRSHWLADKVLEMLGDWIELGPTDGGMHFVGFFKKPVDIRSLAKSGSEQGYAFRALSSYAIETKGRDGLMFGFSSFSESKMLDALTVLRGILSASV from the coding sequence GTGAAAAATAATAGAGCCAATTATTGCCCTCAACTCAGCCCCGGCCCGCAGCCGATCTACCGACGGCTATACGAGGCGTTTCGTGATGCGATCTTGTCGGGGCAATTGACCACTGGGCAGCGAGTTCCCTCCAGCCGGGAATTGGCTGCTCGATACGGAGTGGGGCGTATCACGGTGACTCAGGCTTACGAACAGCTGATAGCGGAAGGTTATTTGGAAACGCGACGAGGCTCCGGCACCTTCGTGACCAAGCTGCTGCCGGATGGCTTCCTCAAAGCCGAAGGAGCCCGAAGGGCCTTGAGTACGGATGAGGAAACGGAAATTCGCTCAAATTTGGCACCCTACATTGAGCTCCCTCCGTTTTTGTCGGGTTGCCCGGATCTGGAGGCTTTCCCGATCGAAACCTGGCTCAAATTGTACAGCAGGCGATTGCGAGGGTCGCCGGATTCCCTCAACACCTATGGACACGGGGAGGGCGGTTATCTCGGCTTGCGCGAGGCGATCGCGGGGCACCTGCGGACACATCGGGGCGTTCGCTGCAGTGCGGACCAGATCCTGATTTTCAACGGAAGCCAACCGGGCTTGGACCTAGTGGCACGAGCACTCGTGGAAAGTGGAGATCGAGTTGCTGTGGAAGACCCGTGTTTCAAAGGAGTGGCGGACGCGTTTCGCATGAGCGGAGCTGAAGTGCTTCCGGTACCGGTGGATTTGGAAGGCATGAAGGTGGAGGAATTGCTGGCTCAAAAACGCTCGGTTCGGCTTGTGGTCGCGACTCCCGCGCGCCAGTTCCCGATCGGGTCCGCTATGCCGGTCGGCCGACAGGCAGTGCTTCTAGAATGGGCTCGCAAAAAGGGAGCATGGATCCTGGAGGACGATTACGACAGCGAGTTTAGATTTCGCGGAAAACCGCTTCCTGCCATGCAAGGATTGGCTGGTTACGATCGTATCCTCTATCTGGGCACGTTCACCCGTTCTATGTTTCCGGATGTGAGAATAGGATATTTGGTGGTGCCCAAACATGCGTATCCGGATTTTCTGACTCTTTGGAAAGTTGGCGCTATGAATCCGTCTATATCTATCCAAGCGACTTTGGCCGAGTTTATCCGCCAAGGACACTACCTGCGACATGTTCGAAAGATGCGGCAACTTTATGCGAAGCGCAGCCACTGGCTGGCCGATAAGGTTTTGGAAATGCTGGGCGATTGGATAGAGCTGGGGCCAACGGACGGCGGCATGCATTTCGTTGGCTTCTTCAAAAAGCCTGTCGATATCCGATCTTTGGCGAAGTCAGGGAGCGAGCAAGGGTATGCTTTTAGGGCTCTATCTAGCTACGCGATAGAAACGAAAGGCCGAGACGGTCTCATGTTTGGCTTCTCTTCCTTTTCAGAGTCCAAGATGCTGGATGCTTTGACAGTGCTCAGAGGGATCTTGAGCGCCTCTGTTTAA
- a CDS encoding pyridoxamine 5'-phosphate oxidase family protein, whose protein sequence is MSCPFASTERSRPQRSPKRVGFEREPIYAVVDEAPICHVGFTQPDGQPFVIPTIHARKGDTLYFHGSTQSRLLQAIASGNPICCTFTFLDGIVAARSAMHHSMNYRSVVAFGSGHLVTDEAERWEAFELTVEKLIPGRWENCRQPNESEAKVTAIAALKIEEASLKVRSGPVSDIASDLDGPYWAGVIPTEMKVLNPEPDPHLPQGSTTPDHIQALVKPC, encoded by the coding sequence ATGTCTTGTCCTTTTGCCTCCACCGAACGCTCGCGTCCTCAAAGATCACCTAAACGGGTCGGATTCGAGCGTGAACCGATCTACGCCGTCGTCGACGAAGCTCCCATCTGCCACGTCGGCTTCACGCAGCCAGACGGGCAACCCTTTGTCATTCCGACCATTCACGCTCGTAAAGGCGACACCCTCTATTTCCACGGCTCCACCCAAAGTCGGCTCTTACAGGCCATCGCCTCAGGCAATCCGATTTGCTGCACCTTCACATTCCTCGATGGAATCGTGGCCGCCCGCTCCGCCATGCATCATTCCATGAACTACCGCTCCGTAGTCGCCTTCGGTAGTGGTCATTTGGTGACGGATGAGGCGGAACGCTGGGAAGCCTTTGAACTGACGGTAGAAAAGCTGATCCCCGGACGCTGGGAAAACTGCCGGCAGCCCAACGAATCCGAAGCAAAAGTCACCGCCATTGCTGCCTTAAAAATCGAGGAAGCTAGCCTGAAGGTCCGCAGCGGGCCGGTAAGCGATATTGCGTCCGACTTAGATGGTCCTTATTGGGCCGGCGTAATTCCGACTGAAATGAAGGTCTTAAATCCAGAGCCCGACCCTCATTTGCCTCAAGGCTCTACCACACCAGATCACATCCAAGCGCTCGTTAAGCCATGCTAG
- a CDS encoding DUF1272 domain-containing protein, with product MLELRPSCEHCQKPLPPESLEARICSYECTFCADCVETILQNVCPNCGGGFVPRPIRPSRDWKNGNCLGNDPASTQVVFNPVSTTEHQLFSGKLKSIPPEQR from the coding sequence ATGCTAGAGCTCCGTCCCTCCTGCGAACATTGCCAGAAACCGCTTCCTCCCGAATCGCTGGAAGCTCGGATCTGCTCCTACGAGTGCACCTTTTGCGCGGACTGCGTAGAAACGATTCTACAAAACGTTTGCCCCAACTGCGGCGGAGGGTTCGTTCCTCGCCCTATACGTCCAAGCCGCGATTGGAAAAACGGAAATTGCCTCGGCAACGATCCGGCCAGTACCCAAGTCGTCTTCAACCCCGTCTCCACCACAGAGCACCAGCTGTTTTCGGGAAAACTTAAAAGTATCCCTCCCGAGCAGCGTTAA
- a CDS encoding flagellar basal body rod protein FlgC, with protein sequence MQKVPFILLFVSLAALAQAGEGFKLLINDKHAKEIISYLQSADIEYSEADPFAEFQESEQLTRALANYSLFMEATIDQMRENIRNVHTTRTADGGPYARKIVELGDDFNVVVQADPTAGPLVYAPRHPHADNEGMLRMPNVNVAEESAQLLQAKIRYRLVMDALSQLEPGLVSADLYSHNESSLRKTESTSKLMIGGVERE encoded by the coding sequence ATGCAGAAAGTTCCGTTCATCCTCCTTTTCGTCTCCCTCGCTGCACTCGCTCAAGCTGGTGAGGGCTTTAAACTCCTGATAAACGATAAGCATGCCAAGGAGATCATCTCCTACCTGCAATCCGCCGACATCGAATATTCGGAAGCGGACCCATTTGCCGAGTTCCAAGAGTCGGAACAGTTAACCCGAGCCTTGGCCAACTACTCGCTTTTTATGGAGGCGACGATCGACCAGATGCGGGAGAACATTCGCAACGTCCACACAACCCGCACCGCCGACGGTGGACCCTATGCCCGCAAGATCGTCGAATTGGGAGATGATTTCAATGTGGTGGTGCAAGCTGATCCAACTGCGGGTCCTTTGGTCTACGCTCCCAGACATCCGCATGCCGACAATGAAGGGATGCTTCGTATGCCCAACGTGAACGTGGCGGAGGAATCTGCCCAACTGCTGCAGGCAAAGATCCGCTATCGTCTCGTGATGGATGCCCTTTCTCAACTCGAACCTGGCCTCGTATCGGCCGACCTTTATTCGCACAACGAATCGTCTCTCCGCAAAACCGAATCCACTAGCAAGTTGATGATCGGTGGCGTGGAACGCGAATAG
- a CDS encoding IMP cyclohydrolase: MTPSEIASSTLQSHVAANPYPGRGLVIGKSASGDAWQQVYWIMGRSPNSRNRQFSLEGTTLSTEPFDPSKVEDPSLIIYEAMLELPKQFLVSNGDQTRTLCDGLAAGKTAKEALSTRDREPDAPNYTPRITGQLDLTGETAEIGLSILKANKIDPTYSDRHYYYPQEPAAGIGYGLTTYMGDGNPLPTFNVDPLLLPIAATPEETLELYWKALDEENRISLAVKEIALDGASSRVVLRNKYV, from the coding sequence ATGACTCCTTCAGAAATCGCTTCTTCCACTCTGCAATCCCACGTGGCCGCCAATCCCTATCCTGGCCGCGGACTCGTCATCGGCAAATCCGCTTCTGGCGACGCTTGGCAACAAGTCTACTGGATCATGGGCCGCAGCCCCAACTCCCGCAACCGCCAGTTTTCCCTCGAGGGAACGACCCTCAGCACCGAACCCTTCGACCCATCCAAAGTCGAAGACCCGAGCCTCATCATCTACGAGGCCATGCTGGAGCTCCCCAAGCAATTCCTGGTCTCAAATGGCGACCAAACCCGCACCCTCTGTGACGGACTCGCCGCCGGCAAAACCGCGAAGGAAGCCCTCTCCACACGCGACCGCGAACCAGATGCCCCAAACTACACACCTCGCATCACAGGCCAGCTAGACTTGACTGGAGAAACGGCCGAAATCGGCCTCTCCATCCTGAAGGCCAATAAGATCGACCCTACGTATTCGGACCGCCACTACTATTATCCGCAAGAGCCAGCGGCCGGTATTGGCTACGGATTGACCACTTATATGGGCGACGGAAATCCGCTGCCAACATTCAATGTCGACCCACTTCTGCTCCCAATCGCCGCAACTCCAGAGGAGACGCTCGAACTCTACTGGAAGGCTCTAGACGAAGAAAACCGCATCTCGCTCGCCGTGAAGGAAATCGCCCTCGACGGCGCTTCCTCCCGAGTCGTGCTACGCAACAAGTACGTCTAA